From one Anopheles cruzii chromosome 3, idAnoCruzAS_RS32_06, whole genome shotgun sequence genomic stretch:
- the LOC128271202 gene encoding uncharacterized protein LOC128271202, which yields MLTESIVERATQKHGPASTTKPNSSRIVARRNRIAATTATGDHRPAGAATKPRTLVQRFRAHLRRRARKLTRNSCCSSQDNLGASEYRKDRRVHGLQLPLHPLQLLGWFALALFGGSTFGVLIPVLEPSLQTPLYVGLAALYALHGLSHLTALLLDPADPELRRLPASKTVVPEFDRTKHSHVIENGRCHLCNIRTTSARTKHCSVCNKCVGTFDHHCKWLNHCVGGRNYVAFLMCVVSAVTAALVILAAAIIEIVLYHVQPGWLNLAWFGLPADPVPEDTSTAAGDLLENLTTSAQDLLLNGTVIGIFIGGGDAAANGTEEPPAAATTDGTTSDAGTQLTTGIGLHNTVFLVFVASLGILAAIAAGLLLHLCCFHVYISFLGLTTYEYIRNNRQSAAANGASGPAETQLPNGPLGPQDRCRACGWLENCDHVDGRRKSPPDAKAPDSLPPPGQLNDLNRVRPRTLHCCDSSSTECRNNITAAGLRTLSTNVASSSTSATTTCPQEVEDKQEGSRTFHCCSQYSRQMAAHHSSTMTTNNNQQQQLHQFPFHAHQHSHGSNDFLAAATAATLMATTMTTLTTTTTTSEEAYVQYTERCTFCSFQVQKPTPRGGPQEVPAVRPENHHPLRAVGGKASVTDAGVACCATATSGKHHRWKRKWNCCSAVPDSPDVPPMLATEAVGIVRTISGTLSVAASRSVLSASGGGGGGGLPSIMTVAEQQQPKYRTRYRQQQQQEQISYATATGAAAESPRLRRSELMYNENCANNNSVSSNASVSRTPPSPCRSPRSPPRARRCNDNGNRIYGDDSPIQILHSDANGNELALDGGGDRLESGTPTPPPPPLTASQQAANVSPAPKRPRARLVRPWPVVRLRHMIRMIDRYRRPRARSSASASSTAGCPGGSGPSSPPLPGGPSSAGTPAPPKQNQIRPMSSCEYASALLSVPGFGASVLAAAAASSFASEVTQDPDRPMAITMPVLPPPTRRRLKGGGGGISEPLPELLVDVDQHSPPPAASGSAVRVPVHPPLAYRRSRRKNVLRNRSPTLSPIHESGLSNPTSPLPCRHVCAPVTPSSAGVTTGTGTGNLLIRQLEASADLSP from the coding sequence ATGCTCACGGAGTCTATCGTGGAGCGTGCGACGCAAAAACACGGaccggccagcaccaccaaaccgaacagcagcaggattGTCGCCAGGCGCAACCGGATCGCtgctaccaccgccaccggcgaccaTCGGCCTGCTGGAGCCGCGACCAAACCACGCACTCTAGTGCAGCGATTCCGCGCGCACCTGCGACGCCGGGCGCGCAAACTGACGCGCAACTCGTGCTGCTCGTCGCAGGATAATCTCGGCGCGTCCGAGTACCGGAAGGATCGCCGGGTGCACGGTCTCCAGCTGCCATTGCATCCGCTCCAGCTGCTCGGCTGGTTCGCTCTCGCCCTGTTCGGTGGCTCCACCTTCGGGGTGCTGATTCCGGTGCTGGAGCCGTCCCTCCAGACCCCGCTGTACGTCGGTCTCGCGGCGCTCTACGCCCTGCACGGCCTTTCGCACCTAACGGCCCTTTTGCTCGATCCGGCCGACCCGGAGCTACGCCGGTTGCCGGCCAGCAAAACGGTCGTTCCCGAGTTCGACCGCACCAAGCACTCGCACGTGATCGAGAACGGCCGCTGCCACCTGTGCAACATCCGGACGACGAGCGCGCGGACGAAGCACTGCAGCGTGTGCAACAAGTGCGTCGGCACGTTCGACCATCACTGCAAATGGTTAAACCACTGCGTCGGCGGACGGAACTATGTTGCCTTCCTTATGTGCGTGGTGAGCGCGGTCACGGCGGCGCTGGTCATCCTGGCCGCGGCCATCATCGAGATCGTGCTGTACCATGTGCAGCCCGGCTGGCTGAACCTTGCCTGGTTCGGGCTCCCGGCTgacccggtgccggaggaCACCTCCACCGCGGCGGGCGATCTGCTTGAGAATCTGACCACCTCGGCCCAGGACCTCCTGCTTAATGGCACGGTGATTGGGATCTTCATCGGTGGCGGGGATGCGGCTGCCAATGGAACCGAggagccaccggcagcggcgacgacCGACGGAACTACCAGTGACGCTGGAACCCAGCTGACCACCGGCATCGGACTGCACAACACGGTGTTCCTGGTGTTCGTCGCCTCGCTCGGAATACTGGCCGCCATCGCGGCcggactgctgctgcatctGTGCTGCTTTCACGTGTACATTTCCTTCCTCGGCCTCACCACCTACGAGTACATCCGGAACAATCGGCAGTCGGCGGCCGCGAATGGAGCCAGTGGTCCCGCCGAAACGCAGCTACCGAATGGTCCGCTCGGCCCCCAGGACCGATGCCGGGCCTGTGGTTGGCTGGAGAACTGTGACCACGTCGACGGCCGTCGCAAGTCGCCCCCGGATGCGAAGGCGCCGGATTCACTTCCGCCGCCCGGGCAACTGAACGATCTGAATCGCGTCCGGCCACGGACCCTGCACTGTTGCGACAGTAGCTCGACCGAGTGCCGGAACAACATTACCGCTGCGGGGCTAAGGACACTTTCGACTAACGTTGCTTCCTCGTCTACGTCCGCGACGACCACTTGCCCTCAGGAGGTCGAAGACAAGCAGGAGGGTTCGCGGACGTTCCACTGTTGTTCGCAGTACAGCCGCCAGATGGCGGCACACCATTcctcgacgatgacgacgaacaacaaccagcagcaacagctgcaccAGTTTCCGTTCCACGCACACCAGCACAGCCACGGCAGCAACGACTttctggccgcggccacggccgccacgCTGATGGCCACCACGATGACGACActgacgacgaccaccaccacgtcggAGGAAGCGTACGTGCAGTACACGGAGCGCTGCACTTTCTGCAGCTTTCAGGTCCAGAAACCAACGCCTCGCGGAGGACCGCAGGAAGTTCCGGCCGTCCGCCCtgaaaatcatcatccgctgCGTGCCGTTGGCGGGAAGGCTTCGGTGACGGACGCAGGAGTGGCGTGCTGTGCTACGGCCACGTCCGGGAAGCACCACCGATGGAAGAGGAAGTGGAACTGTTGCTCGGCCGTTCCCGACAGTCCGGATGTGCCGCCGATGCTGGCGACCGAGGCGGTTGGCATCGTGCGGACCATCTCCGGGacgctttcggtggccgcctccCGATCGGTGCTGAgtgccagcggcggcggcggcggcggcggtctccCGTCGATCATGACCGTGgccgaacagcagcaaccgaaatACCGGACTCGgtaccggcagcagcagcaacaggagcaGATATCCtatgccaccgccaccggggccgccgcGGAGTCACCGCGACTCCGGCGGTCAGAACTGATGTATAATGAAAACTGTGCCAACAATAACTCTGTTAGTAGCAACGCTAGTGTTAGTCGAACCCCCCCAAGCCCGTGCCGGAGTCCACGGTCACCTCCACGGGCACGCCGGTGCAACGATAACGGGAACCGGATCTACGGCGACGATTCTCCGATCCAGATTCTCCACTCCGATGCCAATGGAAACGAGCTGGCGCtggatggcggtggcgaccggTTGGAGAGCGGAACTccgacgccaccaccaccgccactgacAGCGTCCCAGCAGGCGGCCAACGTTTCACCCGCTCCGAAGCGTCCCCGAGCGAGACTCGTAAGGCCGTGGCCCGTGGTCCGTCTGCGGCACATGATTCGAATGATCGATCGCTACCGAAGACCACGAGCCCGGTCGTCGGCCAGTGCGTCGTCGACCGCGGGCTGTCCCGGAGGAAGTGGCCCTTCTAGTCCGCCACTTCCCGGTGGTCCTTCATCGGCCGGAACACCCGCTCCACCCAAGCAGAATCAGATCCGACCGATGTCCTCGTGCGAGTATGCCAGTGCGCTGCTCTCGGTACCCGGCTTCGGAGCTTCGGTGttggccgctgccgctgcgtcGTCTTTTGCGTCCGAAGTGACCCAGGATCCAGATCGACCGATGGCAATCACGatgccggtgctgccgccaccgacacgTCGCCGGCTGaagggtggcggtggagggATCAGTGAACCGCTGCCCGAGCTGCTGGTTGACGTCGATCAGCattcaccgccaccggcagcttCCGGATCGGCGGTCCGAGTTCCGGTCCATCCACCTCTGGCGTACCGTAGAAGCCGCCGGAAGAACGTGCTCCGCAATCGCAGCCCCACACTGTCACCGATACACGAGTCCGGGTTGTCGAATCCAACCTCTCCGCTGCCCTGCCGGCACGTCTGTGCACCCGTCACACCCAGCTCGGCTGGCGtgaccaccggaaccgggacgggCAACCTGTTGATCCGCCAGCTGGAGGCCAGCGCCGACCTCTCCCCATGA